A portion of the Chelmon rostratus isolate fCheRos1 chromosome 15, fCheRos1.pri, whole genome shotgun sequence genome contains these proteins:
- the dtd2 gene encoding D-aminoacyl-tRNA deacylase 2: MSETGRAPAARAVLQQCLQARLQVKPAEELSEAQFVQIDRGMVIYICFFKGATDDILPKMASTLLNLRLCESDSGKLVSVLELPGSLLIVPQATLGGKSKGRAMQYHNNISKEDGLRLYTTFVSLCEKELTAAAAASAGGAAQVTVKHGTYGNRQVLKLETNGPYTHLMEF, from the exons ATGTCGGAGACCGGCAGGGCTCCTGCGGCGCGCGCGGTGCTGCAGCAGTGTCTGCAGGCCAGACTGCAGGTGAAACCAGCAGAGGAGCTCTCAGAGGCTCAGTTCGTCCAG aTCGACAGAGGAATGGTGATTTACATCTGCTTCTTTAAGGGAGCCACAGACGACATCCTGCCAAAGATGG CGTCCACACTGTTGAACCTGCGGCTGTGCGAGTCCGACTCGGGGAAGCTGGTCTCGGTGTTGGAGCTTCCCGGCAGCCTGTTGATCGTCCCTCAGGCCACGCTGGGCGGGAAGTCCAAAGGCAGGGCCATGCAGTACCACAACAACATCAGCAAGGAGGACGGCCTGCGGCTCTACACCACCTTCGTTTCTCTGTGCGAGAAGGAGCtgacggctgctgctgctgcgtcaGCCGGGGGCGCAGCTCAAGTGACGGTGAAACACGGCACATATGGAAACAGACAAGTGCTGAAGCTCGAAACCAACGGACCGTACACCCATCTGATGGAGTTCTGA
- the LOC121618983 gene encoding uncharacterized protein LOC121618983 isoform X2, which yields MEELQRLPPEVWVYVFSYLTTEERHTVRTCCRYLKKLIDHPSLWRADAVVLSDLRRYTYGFWDTLRHRKLTRVAVRHLRRKEWRRLVTFLPSLTAIVFVDGGRLYKEKYLDNLSRFPDLRDLGVRNATWDEPMLGRSLSEQLQERLTHLSVCNVRLTCTVEFINTVSHLVNLRYLLFHQQGEGYGLDTVRPVPRSVFHNLLLSLRKLKHLSWGMRGEPPEPLPDDYLSPPDPEQPASRYGGPALTSLELVDYPETILPENALRSLTSLRSLTVRYRYIRDGIECRLPSWLSPLQQLETLSIIGGNSLATYTTTIPSSVTRLTLRVAITLKDMDSIAPKVPALEHLDIEQNRSSGSLCRRIPMLFPQLRTLRIRFFRREPEKDLLSLHRLRHLVQLELLVERSFILRDYLNGHPWPSPCVQELINQLRELSENRITVITTMRQRNPLRECDCVWEGD from the exons atggaggagctgcagcgccTTCCTCCTGAAGTTTGGGTCTACGTGTTCAGCTACCTGACCACGGAGGAGAGACACACGGTCCGCACCTGCTGCAGGTACCTGAAGAAGCTCATCGACCACCCGTCCCTGTGGAGGGCCGACGCGGTGGTGCTGTCCGACCTCCGCCGCTACACCTACGGCTTCTGGGACACCCTGCGCCACCGCAAGCTCACCCGGGTGGCGGTGCGACACCTGCGGCGCAAAGAGTGGCGGCGGCTCGTCACGTTCCTGCCGTCCCTCACCGCCATCGTGTTCGTGGACGGAGGGCGGCTGTACAAGGAGAAATACCTGGACAACCTGTCGCGGTTCCCCGATTTGAGGGATTTGGGGGTGCGGAACGCCACCTGGGACGAGCCGATGCTGGGGCGGAGCCTGAgcgagcagctgcaggagcGGCTGACGCACCTGAGCGTGTGTAACGTCCGGCTGACGTGCACGGTGGAGTTCATTAACACCGTGTCGCACCTGGTCAATCTGCGGTACCTGCTCTTCCACCAGCAGGGGGAGGGCTACGGGCTGGACACCGTGAGGCCGGTGCCCCGCAGCGTCTTCcacaacctgctgctgagccTGAGGAAGCTGAAGCACCTGTCCTGGGGCATGAGGGGGGAGCCTCCAGAGCCGCTGCCTGATGACTACCTCAGCCCCCCGGACCCGGAGCAGCCAG CGTCCCGGTACGGCGGCCCGGCGCTGACCAGCCTGGAACTGGTGGATTACCCGGAAACCATCCTGCCAGAGAACGCACTGAGGAGTCTGACCTCGCTCAGGTCTCTGACTGTCCGCTACAGGTACATCAGAGACGGCATCGAGTGTCGCCTCCCGTCCTGGCTGAGTCCTCTCCAACAGCTCGAGACGCTCAGCATCATCG GTGGTAATTCTCTGGCTACGTATACGACCACCATCCCATCCAGTGTGACCCGGCTGACACTGCGAGTCGCCATAACTCTGAAGGACATGGACTCCATCGCACCTAAAGTCCCGGCGCTCGAGCACCTCGACATCGAGCAGAACCGCTCCAGCGGCAGCCTCTGCAGGAGAATCCCCATGTTGTTTCCTCAGCTCAGGACACTGAGGATACG GTTTTTCCGCAGAGAACCAGAGAAAGACCTTCTGAGCCTCCACCGGCTGCGACACCTGgtgcagctggagctgctggtggagcgCTCCTTCATCCTGAGGGACTACCTGAACGGTCACCCCTGGCCCAGCCCCTGCGTGCAGGAGCTGATCAACCAGCTCCGAGAGCTGTCCGAGAACAGGATCACCGTCATCACAACGATGCGTCAGAGAAACCCGCTGCgagagtgtgactgtgtgtgggagggggactga
- the nubpl gene encoding iron-sulfur protein NUBPL, which produces MAQLTYSRLSHLLRTSLHKPPTYRTGTEIQRGAACCLQFIRCQRSVDSKTLQERQKQHMARGLPKQKPIAGVKQVIVVASGKGGVGKSTTAVNLALGLVANNPSKSVGLLDADIYGPSIPKLMNLKGNPELSDNNLMIPLTNYGIPCMSMGFLVEDVAPIVWRGLMVMSAIEKLLRQVDWGSLDYLVVDMPPGTGDVQLSITQNIPIAGAVIVSTPQDIALLDARRGAEMFKKVHVPVLGLVQNMSVFQCPNCNHQTHIFGSDGARQLADTLGVQFLGDVPLHLNIREMSDRGKPVVVSSPDSSEAEAYRKVASAVVQRLQEVNT; this is translated from the exons ATGGCTCAGCTCACATACAGCAGACTGTCCCATTTACTGAGGACGTCCCTTCATAAACCTCCAACGTACCGAACGGGGACAGAAATCCAACGCGGAGCTGCGTGTTGTCTTCAGTTCATACGCTGCCAG AGGTCGGTGGACAGTAAGACGTTACAGGAGAGGCAGAAGCAGCACATGGCGAGAGGCCTTCCCAAACAGAAGCCCATCGCCGGCGTCAAACAGGTCATCGTCGTGGCCTCAGGGAAAGGTGGCGTGGGCAAGTCCACCACCGCAG tgaatCTGGCTCTCGGATTAGTGGCCAACAATCCG tcTAAGTCAGTCGGCCTGTTGGATGCTGACATCTACGGTCCGTCCATTCCCAAACTGATGAACCTGAAGGGAAACCCGGAGCTCTCTGACA ACAACCTGATGATCCCGCTCACCAACTATGGGATTCCTTG catGTCGATGGGGTTCCTGGTGGAGGACGTGGCTCCCATCGTGTGGAGGGGCCTGATGGTGATGTCAGCGATAGAGAAGCTGCTCAGACAG GTGGACTGGGGGTCATTGGACTATCTGGTAGTTGACATGCCTCCTGGGACAGGTGACGTCCAGCTGTCAATCACGCAGAACATCCCAATCGCTG GCGCCGTCATTGTGTCGACGCCGCAGGACATCGCCCTGCTGGACGCTCGCAGAGGAGCCGAGATGTTCAAGAAAGTTCACGTGCCG GTTCTCGGTCTGGTGCAGAACATGAGCGTCTTCCAGTGTCCCAACTGCAACCACCAGACTCACATCTTCGGCTCTGATGGGGCCCGACAGCTCGCAGATACGCTGGGAGTCCAGTTCTTAG gTGACGTTCCTCTTCATCTAAACATCAGAGAGATGTCAGACAGAGGAAAGCCAGTGGTCGTGTCCTCTCCTGACAGCTCTGAG GCGGAGGCATACAGGAAGGTGGCGTCTGCTGTGGTCCAGAGACTACAGGAAGTCAACACTTGA
- the LOC121618983 gene encoding uncharacterized protein LOC121618983 isoform X1 — MEELQRLPPEVWVYVFSYLTTEERHTVRTCCRYLKKLIDHPSLWRADAVVLSDLRRYTYGFWDTLRHRKLTRVAVRHLRRKEWRRLVTFLPSLTAIVFVDGGRLYKEKYLDNLSRFPDLRDLGVRNATWDEPMLGRSLSEQLQERLTHLSVCNVRLTCTVEFINTVSHLVNLRYLLFHQQGEGYGLDTVRPVPRSVFHNLLLSLRKLKHLSWGMRGEPPEPLPDDYLSPPDPEQPAASRYGGPALTSLELVDYPETILPENALRSLTSLRSLTVRYRYIRDGIECRLPSWLSPLQQLETLSIIGGNSLATYTTTIPSSVTRLTLRVAITLKDMDSIAPKVPALEHLDIEQNRSSGSLCRRIPMLFPQLRTLRIRFFRREPEKDLLSLHRLRHLVQLELLVERSFILRDYLNGHPWPSPCVQELINQLRELSENRITVITTMRQRNPLRECDCVWEGD, encoded by the exons atggaggagctgcagcgccTTCCTCCTGAAGTTTGGGTCTACGTGTTCAGCTACCTGACCACGGAGGAGAGACACACGGTCCGCACCTGCTGCAGGTACCTGAAGAAGCTCATCGACCACCCGTCCCTGTGGAGGGCCGACGCGGTGGTGCTGTCCGACCTCCGCCGCTACACCTACGGCTTCTGGGACACCCTGCGCCACCGCAAGCTCACCCGGGTGGCGGTGCGACACCTGCGGCGCAAAGAGTGGCGGCGGCTCGTCACGTTCCTGCCGTCCCTCACCGCCATCGTGTTCGTGGACGGAGGGCGGCTGTACAAGGAGAAATACCTGGACAACCTGTCGCGGTTCCCCGATTTGAGGGATTTGGGGGTGCGGAACGCCACCTGGGACGAGCCGATGCTGGGGCGGAGCCTGAgcgagcagctgcaggagcGGCTGACGCACCTGAGCGTGTGTAACGTCCGGCTGACGTGCACGGTGGAGTTCATTAACACCGTGTCGCACCTGGTCAATCTGCGGTACCTGCTCTTCCACCAGCAGGGGGAGGGCTACGGGCTGGACACCGTGAGGCCGGTGCCCCGCAGCGTCTTCcacaacctgctgctgagccTGAGGAAGCTGAAGCACCTGTCCTGGGGCATGAGGGGGGAGCCTCCAGAGCCGCTGCCTGATGACTACCTCAGCCCCCCGGACCCGGAGCAGCCAG CAGCGTCCCGGTACGGCGGCCCGGCGCTGACCAGCCTGGAACTGGTGGATTACCCGGAAACCATCCTGCCAGAGAACGCACTGAGGAGTCTGACCTCGCTCAGGTCTCTGACTGTCCGCTACAGGTACATCAGAGACGGCATCGAGTGTCGCCTCCCGTCCTGGCTGAGTCCTCTCCAACAGCTCGAGACGCTCAGCATCATCG GTGGTAATTCTCTGGCTACGTATACGACCACCATCCCATCCAGTGTGACCCGGCTGACACTGCGAGTCGCCATAACTCTGAAGGACATGGACTCCATCGCACCTAAAGTCCCGGCGCTCGAGCACCTCGACATCGAGCAGAACCGCTCCAGCGGCAGCCTCTGCAGGAGAATCCCCATGTTGTTTCCTCAGCTCAGGACACTGAGGATACG GTTTTTCCGCAGAGAACCAGAGAAAGACCTTCTGAGCCTCCACCGGCTGCGACACCTGgtgcagctggagctgctggtggagcgCTCCTTCATCCTGAGGGACTACCTGAACGGTCACCCCTGGCCCAGCCCCTGCGTGCAGGAGCTGATCAACCAGCTCCGAGAGCTGTCCGAGAACAGGATCACCGTCATCACAACGATGCGTCAGAGAAACCCGCTGCgagagtgtgactgtgtgtgggagggggactga